agttttttattcccggtcaaccgagcACTTATACTTCTAATAATCCTGCATTGCATGGAGAGGAATTTGTGAGGTATGCCTGAAAGCAGTTAGTCAGTGAAgtgaaatatataaattatatattattaatttatattatattacatatgtCTACAAATACTCTATATAAATACCTAGTACTAGCCGATTGTTTTCGGGTAAAACTAGGTCTAGCCTTCATCATGCCGGCTAGAACTAGGTCCAGCCAatccctgttggataaaacttaGATGCGTGTTCCACCAAGCCTTCCGCCCCGCGTCACACTCTTGATTCACAGCATCTGCAGCAGCGGCGCGGGATGGAGGGCATAGCAAGGCACGCGCCTCTGCAGGTTGTGGGCGCCAGGTGCTGCTGGTCTACTGCAGGTCTACTAGCGAGTGTGGCTCACACTCGCTagtgtactaggtttaaccaagagtaagtggctacacctagttctaaccggctaaaactaggtgtagccgcacttcgCGTATTAGTCGTAACAATATATATAcgatgttacgatgtcactaacaccctgtacatgtaTATATTGTGTGTTATattctgtttgtttgtttgttgtataTAGGAGAAAAAACAGTGGGGCCAACGGGAACAGAGGgcacccagcagtgggtggataaaAGCTGAGTActtatatagaaaaataaaattataaagacTGTTTATACGCTATGGATTATAATTGGATTAGAATCTCTCCCGTTTCTTGTAATATTGGCTTAGAATATTTATTACACACTTTGTTTGTTTTTCCTAGAAAATTAAACTCCTTCTTTCttggaaaaataatttaatcttTTCAAAGGGCTTCttcttatttacataataataatattatataatataatacaacagACCACTCTATATACAGAAATGGAATTCTCACAACCCTAATTAAAATGACTTAttcattatataaaaagttGTTGACACTAACAAAGTGTTTGGCTCGGCACTTTTTCGGTAAACGACCCGATATAACTTGATCATgataaattatcaatttattaTCTACACCTAATCGTTGGGAATGATTCTGTACTCGCTTTGTCCTACATAGGTGCAAAATGTAACGATGAACCACGCTTACTTGAATTTTTGTTTTGCCTCTTTATACaaattttgaaaatggaactgaaactacttacctacatttaaacttatgtacttacctatctttTCGCAAaattggaattataatcacattCTTAGTACCTATGTCAGCGATTTCTTTTTAATCACGAAAATACGCATTTAAATGCAAATTAGTGTGGCTCATCCTTTATACCATGCGCGCTCCAAATATTATACTCTGTAAACACACTGTCCCCTGAGAATCTAATTTAAAGCTTGTATTTTGGTCCCAAATACTATAATGACTTTATCCTTACAACTATATCACGcaacttacataaaatattctttaaattCGTTATCTACAGTACAACGTAGTCCAAAATATTCAtaatttagacattttaaactCTGAGATCTATCTCAACAGTGTTTGGTTCGTGGTCCCCTTGAAAAGTTTAGATTGTAGAACTCTAATAAGGCATTCAAAGTTTAtgaattacaataaatatttaattttgggAGAATTACAATTGAAATGAGACGAAGGAATTGTAAGTATTCCAATTAGAATCATACAGATACAGAGTTATTCTGAAATGTGAATTTGAAATGTCAAAAGtattcttttgtttctttttatctcAATTACTCTCAAGTGTACCGCTCACCAAATTCTAAAATCTCGCGAATAACTATCGAGCGACTAGGTCCAAAGAATCTTATTAGAGCTAAGATTTAATACGCCAGCTCAGCGCCCCAGGGTCGGTACGGTTTGGAACTATTCTGCGAGTGGGGGTACTGATGATGCGGTGGATGATGGGGGTAGGGGGTAGGGTAATGAGGCGCGGGGGGTGCTGGGTGAGGGCCGGGAGGCCCGGGGGGTCCGGGAGGAGCGGGGGGATAATGATGGGGATAACTGGGAGCTGCTGTTAACGGCGCTGCGATCGCTGTTGGCGCTGCAACAGTTGTCGATGCGGTGGAAGCTATGGGCTCTTGTCTGTGTAACTCGGTGTAATTTTGCTGCGCGGGGACAGGCGTTGCGGGGTATTGCGGATACCCTGAGGGCAGTGTACCCCAATTGGCGGATTTCGCAGCGAGCTCCCTCTGTGCGGCGAAACATTGGAGGTGACTCATGAGTCGTAGGCGGAGCGGGTCTTGGATGTCGAGACCCTCGCAGGAGACCAGGTAGCGCGCCACCTCGGCTGCGCACTCCCTGAAGCCGATGCTGTGGTAGTCCATCGCGTAGCGCTGAGGGTCGTACGCGAATGTGTCCAGACCTGGAAAGATTGGAAAAGGTTTTGGTTAGGTTTGAAACTAAAGGTGAAGAATGGGGGTAGTCCTAAATCATAGCTTCTTATagtcaggatagaagcaaaaAGAACGCCTATATTACTTTTTGAAACTGGTACGTGATTTTTTCAAACTTGGGCGCTGTAATTTTATGACAACTTATTGTAAGACTTATTCAATTATGAGacctataataaaataacacgaTATTTTGCAAAGAAATCACAATTTCTTTTGTACCACTACCATTACAAGGCCAGTAAAAGTTAAAGTAAAAGTCCACTAACCGGTTCGTACAAAAGGAAACAACTTTcttctgtctaccccattaGTCGTGCAGATGTTGCATATATTTGCGTATAAATAGAGCTCAGACAATCGCCTCAATCGAATTGAAAAATAGCCCCAAGTCTACGACCCCTAAGTCTTATGCAACAAGTAAGCGACAGGGACAGCTTTATCTCACTTTTGTAAGACAAAAAGAGATGACAGACACGGCATCTGTGGGTAACGGGACCCCAAAAAATCCGGACATCCGTAGAAGATGGCCAGTTTAACTTGAGCCGCTAT
The Pectinophora gossypiella chromosome 2, ilPecGoss1.1, whole genome shotgun sequence genome window above contains:
- the LOC126375238 gene encoding hairy/enhancer-of-split related with YRPW motif protein, with amino-acid sequence MEYQQRHMDPQQQWGYWPPPAPHAAPAPAPVPAPRSKRTHSESEDDAFSEESSKDAQSPGGDSCQLLTRKRRRGVIEKKRRDRINTSLTELKRLVPAACEKQGSAKLEKAEILQLTVDHLKMLHAKGLDTFAYDPQRYAMDYHSIGFRECAAEVARYLVSCEGLDIQDPLRLRLMSHLQCFAAQRELAAKSANWGTLPSGYPQYPATPVPAQQNYTELHRQEPIASTASTTVAAPTAIAAPLTAAPSYPHHYPPAPPGPPGPPGPHPAPPAPHYPTPYPHHPPHHQYPHSQNSSKPYRPWGAELAY